A single window of Flavobacterium aestivum DNA harbors:
- a CDS encoding DEAD/DEAH box helicase — translation MKTENSFLFCFDIAFEKKLDCPIPTAYIIEQTEEINYLDKKASPEVLESFGVIFDNLDSNTKKVLTICEDLKPEKVFKKFSKNSKSAKTIDDLLKDSKLAFGIRQFIKTNLEQFYTIVKQENFPLSINLNAEKDFRKSKLTTNHSSLETQLHFDKHENGITYTLALKDNETVFHPSDVAIELLLDEPSWLIVDKKLFHLQHINSKKITPFLTKKSIEIPSKLVSDYFEKFIKDIAKRANITATGFEIETRNKIVSCAIQPVLDFFKNSYYLNLSFDYSGYSFELNSTKNTHSNIDLSDLDNIKLIQFKRTETESSFTDQLLQLGLSKTENGFFGLLPKEEKQDPYATIQWVIENQEILESSGFSIKDLKIDSKKIDTHKVTIQFSNEVKSDWFDIKMIVVCESFEFCFSEIVSNIKNRNRLFLLPNGNYFLIPLEWMTLYGPMAKLAKIQNGKLTLPKNNFAVLEGIPELKDSTNLQAVIEYQPSALVKATLRPYQIQGVKWLLEHYNNGLGACLADDMGLGKTLQTLTTMVAVQEQLDFEKAENVQLDLFGNEIPMPKEYLKALIVLPSSLVFNWYNEARKFTPHFRRVQYTGNDRKMLSKKLEKYDLIFTSYSIVSRDISILEKYNFRYLILDESQYIKNKNSKIFKAINQVKASHKISLSGTPIENSLDDLWSQMQFINPNILGSYTFFAENYKFPIEKKQDENSLLELKNLISPFILRRTKEQVLKDLPELSEQIFYCEMEPEQEKLYEEEKSKARNFLLKTEGPSRDKISIINTLMRLRQLSNHPKMIDSKSEMDSGKYIAVTRYLETLVQSNQKTIVFSSFVSNLDFYKTWCKENKIDFCELTGDTPLKEREYQVNRFQGQEKPLLFFISLKAGGVGLNITKASYVVFLDPWWNPFSEKQGIGRAHRIGQLNKVNVIRFIAKNTVEEKIIRLQESKKLLADSLLDENYLSADIEENLDFILE, via the coding sequence TTGAAAACCGAAAATTCCTTTCTGTTCTGCTTTGATATTGCTTTTGAAAAAAAACTAGATTGCCCTATTCCAACGGCATATATCATCGAACAAACCGAAGAAATAAATTATTTAGACAAAAAAGCAAGCCCCGAAGTTTTAGAAAGTTTCGGGGTTATTTTTGATAATTTAGATAGCAACACCAAGAAAGTGCTGACTATTTGCGAAGATCTAAAACCCGAAAAAGTTTTTAAAAAATTCAGCAAAAACAGTAAATCTGCTAAGACTATCGATGATTTACTCAAAGACTCTAAACTAGCTTTTGGTATTCGCCAATTTATAAAAACCAACTTAGAGCAGTTTTATACTATAGTCAAGCAAGAGAACTTTCCTTTGTCTATAAATTTAAACGCTGAGAAAGATTTCAGAAAGAGCAAGCTTACCACCAACCATTCTAGTTTAGAAACCCAACTCCATTTTGACAAACACGAAAACGGGATTACCTATACCTTGGCTTTAAAAGACAACGAAACTGTTTTTCATCCATCTGATGTTGCGATCGAATTACTTTTAGACGAACCAAGCTGGCTCATTGTCGACAAAAAGCTATTCCATTTACAACATATCAATTCTAAAAAAATCACTCCTTTTTTGACAAAAAAATCCATTGAGATTCCGTCTAAATTGGTTTCTGATTATTTTGAGAAATTTATCAAGGATATTGCCAAAAGGGCAAACATTACAGCAACAGGTTTTGAAATCGAAACCAGAAACAAAATCGTTTCTTGTGCGATTCAGCCTGTGTTGGATTTTTTCAAAAATAGCTATTATCTCAACTTATCATTCGATTATAGCGGATATTCATTTGAGTTAAATTCAACCAAAAATACCCATTCCAATATTGATTTAAGCGATTTAGACAACATCAAACTCATTCAGTTCAAACGTACTGAAACGGAATCTTCGTTTACAGATCAATTACTGCAATTAGGTTTATCTAAAACCGAAAATGGTTTCTTTGGACTTTTGCCAAAAGAAGAAAAACAAGATCCATACGCAACAATCCAATGGGTGATAGAAAATCAGGAAATCTTAGAATCTTCGGGTTTTTCGATTAAAGATTTAAAAATCGACAGTAAAAAAATCGACACCCACAAAGTCACCATTCAATTCTCAAATGAAGTCAAAAGCGATTGGTTTGACATCAAAATGATAGTAGTTTGCGAGTCATTTGAATTTTGCTTCAGCGAAATAGTTTCGAATATAAAAAACCGAAACCGACTCTTTCTTTTACCCAATGGCAACTACTTCTTGATTCCACTAGAATGGATGACACTTTACGGCCCAATGGCTAAATTGGCAAAAATTCAGAACGGGAAACTTACATTGCCCAAAAATAATTTTGCTGTTTTGGAAGGAATTCCAGAACTGAAAGATTCGACAAACTTACAAGCCGTTATAGAATACCAACCATCTGCTTTGGTAAAAGCAACACTGAGACCTTATCAAATTCAAGGGGTCAAATGGCTTTTGGAACATTACAACAATGGTCTTGGCGCATGTTTGGCTGATGACATGGGATTGGGAAAAACATTGCAAACCTTGACAACAATGGTTGCTGTGCAAGAACAATTGGATTTTGAAAAAGCTGAAAATGTTCAACTGGATTTGTTCGGGAACGAAATTCCAATGCCAAAAGAATACTTAAAAGCACTGATTGTTTTGCCTTCATCATTAGTATTTAATTGGTACAACGAAGCCAGGAAATTCACACCACATTTCCGAAGAGTGCAATACACTGGCAACGATCGAAAAATGCTTTCCAAAAAACTGGAAAAATACGACTTGATTTTCACCAGTTACTCGATTGTTTCGAGAGATATTTCGATTTTAGAAAAATACAATTTCAGGTATTTGATTTTGGACGAAAGTCAATACATCAAAAACAAAAACTCTAAAATTTTCAAAGCAATCAACCAAGTAAAAGCCAGCCATAAAATATCGTTGAGCGGAACACCAATAGAAAACTCCCTTGATGATTTATGGTCACAAATGCAATTTATCAATCCAAACATATTGGGGAGTTATACCTTTTTTGCCGAAAATTATAAATTCCCAATCGAGAAAAAACAAGACGAGAACAGTTTATTGGAATTAAAGAACCTCATCAGTCCATTTATTTTACGACGTACCAAGGAACAGGTTTTAAAAGATTTACCAGAACTGTCCGAGCAAATTTTCTATTGTGAAATGGAACCCGAACAAGAGAAATTGTACGAAGAGGAAAAATCTAAAGCCAGAAACTTCCTTTTGAAAACCGAAGGTCCAAGCAGAGACAAAATCAGCATTATCAACACCTTGATGCGCTTAAGACAATTGAGCAATCACCCGAAAATGATCGATTCTAAATCGGAAATGGATTCGGGGAAATATATTGCTGTAACTCGATATTTAGAAACTTTGGTACAATCTAACCAAAAAACGATTGTTTTTAGTTCGTTTGTGTCTAATCTGGATTTTTATAAAACTTGGTGCAAAGAAAACAAAATCGATTTTTGTGAACTCACTGGAGATACCCCTTTAAAAGAAAGGGAATATCAAGTCAATCGTTTCCAAGGACAAGAAAAACCATTGTTATTTTTCATCTCCTTGAAAGCTGGAGGAGTTGGCCTTAACATTACCAAAGCCTCTTATGTTGTTTTTCTGGATCCTTGGTGGAATCCTTTTTCAGAAAAACAAGGAATTGGCCGTGCGCATCGAATTGGACAATTGAATAAAGTAAACGTGATTCGGTTTATCGCTAAAAATACAGTTGAAGAAAAAATCATTCGCCTACAGGAAAGCAAAAAACTATTGGCCGATTCTCTTCTAGACGAAAATTACTTAAGCGCAGATATTGAGGAGAATTTGGATTTTATTTTGGAATAA
- a CDS encoding class I SAM-dependent methyltransferase — protein MKSVFKLILNTIPRPLLIRLSYLARPIIAFSLKGNNFTDPIDGRSFKSFLPYGYETQRNNVLSPSTLSLERHRLLWLYLNEQTDFFTAPKKVLHFAPEQAFYKMFRKQKNLDYTTTDLFSPLADVKADICNLPFEDNQYDVILCNHVLEHIPDDTKAMQELYRVLKPGGMAILQIPQDLSRAITFADDSITDQKERAKIFGQYDHVRIYGRDYFDKLRSIGFTVVEEDYTNKIAPELVEKYCLAKGEIIPVCFK, from the coding sequence ATGAAATCTGTTTTCAAATTAATTCTCAATACCATTCCTCGTCCTTTATTAATCAGATTGAGCTATCTGGCGAGACCAATTATCGCTTTTTCATTAAAAGGAAACAATTTTACTGACCCTATAGACGGAAGAAGTTTTAAATCATTCTTGCCTTATGGGTACGAAACGCAACGCAATAATGTGCTTTCGCCTAGCACACTTTCGCTAGAGAGACATCGTTTGCTTTGGTTATACCTAAACGAGCAAACCGATTTTTTTACAGCTCCTAAAAAAGTATTGCATTTTGCACCAGAACAGGCTTTTTACAAAATGTTTCGCAAGCAAAAAAATCTGGATTATACCACAACCGATTTATTTTCACCATTGGCTGATGTAAAGGCTGATATTTGTAATTTACCCTTCGAGGATAATCAGTACGATGTAATTCTTTGCAATCACGTATTGGAACACATTCCGGATGATACAAAAGCCATGCAGGAATTATATCGTGTCTTGAAACCAGGCGGAATGGCAATTCTTCAAATTCCACAAGATTTATCAAGAGCTATAACCTTTGCTGATGATAGTATTACAGACCAGAAAGAACGTGCCAAAATATTCGGGCAATACGATCACGTACGCATTTATGGTCGCGATTATTTTGACAAACTAAGAAGCATTGGTTTTACCGTTGTCGAGGAAGATTACACAAATAAAATAGCTCCAGAATTGGTAGAAAAATATTGTTTGGCAAAAGGTGAAATCATTCCAGTTTGCTTTAAATAG
- a CDS encoding GxxExxY protein, with the protein MHDLYLKEEAYTIVGLCMEVHKILGKGHSEKVYGDALEYEFKKNNIPYSRESKFNIEYKEIILPTYYFADFVIFDEIILEIKAIQELSSSEIKQTLNYLAASQNKLGLLVNFGEDSLKYKRVIL; encoded by the coding sequence ATGCACGATTTATATTTAAAAGAAGAAGCGTATACAATTGTCGGTCTTTGTATGGAGGTTCATAAAATTCTTGGAAAAGGTCATAGTGAAAAGGTTTATGGAGATGCTTTAGAATATGAGTTTAAGAAAAATAATATTCCCTATTCAAGAGAGTCAAAATTCAACATCGAATACAAGGAGATTATTTTACCAACCTATTATTTTGCCGATTTTGTGATTTTTGATGAAATTATTTTAGAAATAAAAGCAATTCAAGAACTTTCCAGTAGTGAAATAAAACAAACATTAAACTATCTTGCCGCATCACAAAACAAACTAGGATTACTAGTTAATTTTGGAGAAGACAGTCTAAAATACAAAAGAGTAATTCTTTAA
- the map gene encoding type I methionyl aminopeptidase, whose product MIIQKTREEIELMRESALIVSKTLGMIASEIKEGVTTLYLDKRAEEFIRDHGAVPSFLGLYGFPNSLCMSPNSQVVHGIPNNTPLESGDVISVDCGAFKNGYHGDHAYSFEIGEVAPETKKLLQVTKESLYVGIRELRAGNRVEDVGNAIQKYTEAHGYGVVRELVGHGLGQKMHEDPEMPNYGKKGRGKLLIEGMVVAIEPMINMGTKNIKQHKDGWTITTADGKPSAHFEHDVAIIDGKPEILSTFAYIYKELGIVSNEEDEFRKVPLVI is encoded by the coding sequence ATGATTATTCAAAAAACCCGTGAGGAAATAGAATTGATGCGCGAAAGTGCATTGATCGTATCAAAAACATTAGGAATGATTGCTTCTGAAATAAAAGAAGGAGTTACTACATTATATCTAGACAAAAGAGCCGAAGAATTCATCAGAGATCACGGTGCAGTTCCTAGTTTTCTAGGACTTTACGGTTTTCCAAATTCACTGTGCATGAGTCCTAACTCTCAAGTGGTACACGGAATTCCAAACAATACCCCATTAGAAAGTGGCGATGTGATCTCGGTAGATTGCGGCGCATTCAAAAACGGATATCATGGAGACCATGCTTATTCTTTCGAGATTGGCGAGGTAGCACCCGAAACCAAAAAATTATTACAAGTTACCAAAGAATCTTTATACGTTGGAATCCGCGAATTACGTGCTGGAAACCGTGTTGAAGATGTAGGTAATGCAATTCAAAAATATACCGAAGCACACGGTTATGGTGTGGTTCGAGAACTGGTAGGTCATGGTTTAGGGCAAAAAATGCACGAAGATCCGGAGATGCCTAACTACGGTAAAAAAGGTCGTGGAAAACTTTTAATTGAAGGAATGGTTGTTGCTATTGAGCCAATGATCAATATGGGAACCAAAAACATCAAACAACACAAAGACGGTTGGACAATCACCACTGCAGACGGAAAACCAAGTGCCCACTTTGAACACGACGTAGCTATTATAGACGGAAAACCAGAGATTTTATCAACGTTTGCTTATATCTACAAAGAACTGGGAATTGTGAGTAATGAGGAAGATGAGTTTAGAAAAGTGCCTTTAGTTATTTAA
- a CDS encoding DUF445 domain-containing protein — translation MNISIDQENRNKEQGLKKMKRNAFIFLGFAVVLFVIGNVYKIDWLKAFSEAAMVGGIADWFAVVALFRHPLGIPIPHTALIPSNKDKIGVNLGNFVSDEFLIREKLEVKIEHFNVAVKASDWLIDENNASLVAGLIVENVIPGILKTIDDDEVKHFIHAQFSDKLSKINFGEWIAYGLESLAKSEKQEQLVTNVLKTLIIELQNNKHLIEEKVKSSTPFLSFGLADKKITEGIFNGLYDFLEQASYQDSAIRKRINDYVMHFITELKSSPEMQQKVNDLVLGFANKKEVQDYISGIWLEIKTAIMNDLALKEKSTIKKSIANLIQSFGKGIQEDQLMMNKINNFIKNDVLSVVINNKKMIGDLISSTVKSWDTDEVSKKLELEIGSDLQYIRINGTLVGGLVGLLIYAAECVLHSFVL, via the coding sequence ATGAATATATCCATAGACCAAGAAAATAGAAATAAAGAACAGGGATTGAAGAAGATGAAAAGAAATGCATTTATTTTTTTGGGATTTGCTGTGGTTCTTTTTGTGATAGGTAATGTTTATAAAATTGATTGGTTAAAAGCTTTCAGCGAAGCAGCTATGGTAGGTGGAATTGCAGATTGGTTTGCGGTAGTGGCTTTGTTCAGGCACCCGCTTGGAATTCCTATTCCGCACACGGCGTTAATCCCTAGCAACAAAGATAAGATAGGTGTAAATCTTGGGAATTTTGTTTCGGATGAGTTTTTGATAAGGGAAAAATTAGAAGTAAAAATTGAACATTTCAATGTGGCTGTAAAAGCTTCTGACTGGTTGATTGACGAAAATAATGCCAGTTTAGTAGCTGGCTTAATTGTAGAAAACGTGATTCCAGGTATCTTGAAAACCATTGATGATGATGAGGTAAAGCATTTTATTCACGCTCAATTTAGTGATAAACTAAGTAAAATAAATTTTGGAGAATGGATTGCTTATGGCTTGGAATCATTAGCAAAAAGTGAAAAACAAGAACAATTGGTTACTAATGTTTTGAAGACACTTATTATTGAATTGCAAAATAACAAACACCTGATTGAAGAAAAAGTAAAGAGTTCGACTCCATTTCTTTCCTTTGGCTTAGCCGATAAAAAAATAACTGAAGGTATATTTAATGGATTGTACGATTTTCTGGAACAAGCCAGTTATCAGGATAGCGCTATCCGCAAAAGGATAAATGACTATGTGATGCATTTTATTACCGAGCTGAAAAGTTCTCCGGAAATGCAGCAAAAAGTCAACGATTTGGTTCTTGGCTTTGCCAACAAAAAAGAAGTACAGGATTACATTAGTGGAATTTGGCTTGAAATCAAAACAGCCATTATGAATGATTTGGCTTTAAAAGAAAAATCAACGATCAAAAAAAGTATTGCGAACCTCATTCAGAGTTTTGGTAAAGGAATACAGGAGGATCAGCTGATGATGAACAAGATTAATAACTTTATAAAAAATGATGTCTTATCTGTTGTAATCAATAATAAAAAAATGATTGGTGATTTGATTTCTTCTACAGTAAAAAGTTGGGATACAGATGAGGTTTCCAAGAAGCTTGAGCTGGAAATAGGAAGTGATCTTCAGTACATACGAATTAATGGAACACTTGTGGGCGGTTTGGTAGGTCTTTTGATTTATGCCGCAGAATGTGTGCTGCATAGTTTTGTATTGTAA